A part of Girardinichthys multiradiatus isolate DD_20200921_A chromosome 12, DD_fGirMul_XY1, whole genome shotgun sequence genomic DNA contains:
- the zgc:152968 gene encoding RNA exonuclease 1 homolog isoform X2, whose product MFPSSGLFIHINCPFLRRGLCERPHCLYKHATESRETFGGLYKSAEVDLTGDYTPANDNSLHELERLDKEIETVRHEVEQEQRRLSCYQTSQADRISNKLVTRHETSASYGLSSSKEHKSRVQSKYVVDNSKPRTDLEYDPLSNFSAALRSYSSSGNEHKGKTRQDGTSSRSVHFGEKPSTHQVQMYQTQSPENLDDATEDGVLVIDVSLSPNGTSDQPQNTGDLASGKSSQDIEKDVKEIKTVKVFLDSPTQKIKTKVVNAASLAASSNNTNNVPDCCSKESNPVLPTFDKTKGYRNEGRSVVDLTGCLEELERESKNTVFQSPERVKKMTDSASFSTISDQPYHLGNPQIELTCNTEKTMSQPYPTSRLKRPAREQASITEQKQGKVQSHFSSVQSGPSVVQDGEETTSKTAVKTDMNTLKSQKRAEAGQASCQIQSQNVTSVNPHGRAESSESTEQLLQEDDEAVIIINSSSEDDDISYSEMDISDSDPMEECYRIFMEANCKDGGNEQCTTSMRADMVVEKPEVNRRTQTLTGKKRVAHKAKNLEPLAKSRPQPQVLVPLQEPAVSGFVSRPSISSKIQQVQQRASVLTAQVKAGQKLVSSVIQKKPETQTVPSALTPTPENFQPSPVQNAYLNYIPFGTAVVEVGNNMHLILPQGSFPLSVTSTSSPVASVLTTVSQVHPKPDTFKQTNAPAAVTPLPRYRSTAPVLIAAPARRPALNSAFASTSLQPTVGVSTGFQAAAQAAVKTLPVKRKLKQQSEGPKDKVPHDVRQRYVNMFTEEFLKTTADVNKAFEKALAEEKSVYNRSVNKLKYLSIAVNALKRLKNQSTTAKMEKRVQSQRPKGNIPFDPKKINRNGDTVLYEILKGYALTNEQMIENNYPVQHPENSGSVVLFSDKKVSTDPLKRICCRCGATYSVSETGKHVRKEECNYHYGKGVTNRVPGGVETRYSCCQGVMGAPGCQMFKLHVHDFVTRDGFVSTVPRCPPELSCPGVYSLDCEMCYTVQGLELSRVTVINSNLQVIYDTFVRPDNEVIDYNTRFSGISEEDVKGNHTSLSEVQETLLSFISADTILVGHGLETDLCLLKLLHGRVVDTSVVFPHRLGPPNKLSLNSLTAEYLRRIIQESGGLPLYKQLFYLFLYSQANKATIFIHYKR is encoded by the exons ATGTTTCCTTCCTCTGGtctttttattcatataaaCTGCCCTTTCTTGCGGCGTGGGCTTTGTGAGAGGCCTCATTGTTTATACAAACACGCCACAGAATCGAGGGAAACGTTTGGTGGCTTGTATAAATCAGCCGAGGTGGACTTAACAG GGGATTATACACCAGCAAATGACAACTCCCTGCATGAGCTGGAGAGACTTGACAAGGAGATTGAAACTGTAAGGCATGAAGTGGAGCAGGAGCAACGGCGCCTCTCATGCTATCAGACTAGCCAGGCGGACAGAATCAGCAATAAACTTGTGACAAGGCATGAAACTAGTGCTTCTTATGGACTTTCTTCAAGCAAAGAACATAAATCCCGTGTGCAGTCCAAGTATGTGGTTGACAACTCAAAACCAAGGACTGATTTAGAGTATGATCCGCTGTCCAACTTTTCTGCTGCCTTGCGGTCTTACAGCTCATCAGGCAACGAACACAAAGGGAAAACCCGACAAGACGGAACAAGCTCAAGGTCTGTTCATTTTGGTGAAAAGCCATCTACTCATCAAGTCCAGATGTACCAAACTCAGTCTCCAGAAAACCTTGATGACGCCACTGAGGATGGTGTCCTGGTTATTGATGTTTCTTTGTCACCTAATGGAACAAGTGATCAGCCTCAAAATACTGGTGACTTGGCATCAGGCAAATCCTCCCAGGATATAGAAAAAGATGTGAAGGAGATTAAGACTGTGAAGGTTTTTCTTGATTCtccaacacagaaaataaaaactaaagtgGTCAATGCTGCTTCTTTAGCAGCTTCAAGCAATAATACTAACAACGTGCCTGATTGTTGTTCAAAGGAGAGCAATCCAGTCTTACCTACTTTTGATAAAACGAAAGGTTACAGAAATGAGGGTAGGAGTGTAGTCGACTTAACTGGATGtttggaagagcttgaaagagAAAGTAAAAATACTGTTTTCCAGTCCCCTGAAAGGgtaaagaaaatgactgactctgCAAGTTTTTCCACCATCTCAGATCAACCATATCACTTGGGTAACCCTCAGATTGAACTGACTTGTAATACTGAGAAAACAATGTCCCAGCCATATCCCACCTCTCGGCTCAAACGACCTGCACGGGAGCAAGCCTCAATAACAGAACAGAAACAGGGCAAAGTTCAGAGCCACTTCTCTTCTGTGCAAAGTGGGCCATCAGTTGTGCAAGATGGTGAAGAAACGACAAGCAAAACGGCAGTAAAAACAGACATGAACACCTTAAAGAGCCAGAAACGAGCAGAGGCAGGACAAGCCAGCTGCCAAATTCAGTCTCAAAATGTTACATCTGTAAATCCACATGGCAGAGCTGAATCATCAGAATCCACAGAGCAGCTTCTGCAAGAAGATGATGAAGCGGTGATAATAATCAACTCCAGCTCTGAGGATGATGACATCAGTTACTCAGAGATGGACATTTCTGATAGTGACCCAATGGAGGAATGCTACAGGATCTTCATGGAGGCAAACTGCAAGGACGGAGGAAATGAGCAATGTACCACATCA ATGAGAGCTGACATGGTTGTGGAGAAACCTGAAGTAAATCGTAGAACCCAAACTTTAACAGGGAAGAAGAGGGTGGCTCATAAAGCCAAGAATTTAGAG CCTTTGGCCAAGAGTAGACCTCAGCCTCAGGTTTTGGTGCCTCTGCAGGAGCCTGCAGTTTCAGGAttcgtctcccggccttccatcAGTTCTAAGATCCAGCAGGTTCAGCAGAGAGCCTCGGTGCTGACTGCCCAGGTTAAAGCTGGTCAGAAGCTTGTTTCTTCTGTGATCCAGAAAAAGCCAGAGACACAAACAGTACCTTCTGCTTTAACTCCAACCCCGGAAAACTTTCAGCCTTCTCCAGTGCAAAATG CTTATTTGAACTACATCCCTTTTGGAACTGCAGTCGTTGAAGTGGGCAACAACATGCACTTGATCCTCCCACAGGGCAGCTTCCCTCTCTCTGTCACCTCCACCTCCAGCCCAGTTGCTTCAGTGCTAACCACAGTGAGTCAGGTTCATCCAAAACCTGACacattcaaacaaacaaacgCTCCAGCAGCAGTTACCCCCCTGCCAAGATATCGATCAACAGCGCCTGTGCTCATTGCTGCTCCAGCACGACGACCCGCACTCAACTCAGCTTTTGCATCGACATCTTTACAGCCAACAGTCGGTGTTTCCACAGGTTTTCAAGCTGCTGCTCAGGCAGCTGTTAAG ACACTGCCTGTTAAGCGTAAGctgaagcagcaaagtgaaGGACCAAAGGACAAAGTACCCCATGATGTCCGTCAGCGTTACGTGAACATGTTCACCGAGGAGTTTCTTAAAACCACAGCTGATGTCAATAAAGCTTTTGAGAAG GCCCTTGCGGAAGAGAAGAGTGTTTACAATCGCAGTGTGAACAAACTCAAATACCTAAGCATTGCAGTGAATGCCCTCAAGAGACTGAAGAACCAAAGTACTACTGCTAAAA TGGAAAAACGGGTCCAGAGTCAAAGACCAAAAGGCAACATCCCATTTGACCCAAAGAAGATCAACAGAAATG gtGATACGGTGTTGTATGAAATTTTGAAGGGTTATGCTTTGACTAATGAACAAATGATAGAAAACAACTATCCTGTCCAGCACCCAGAAAACTCTGGCTCTGTTGTTCTTTTTTCCGACAAGAAAGTGAGCACAGACC CCCTCAAAAGGATCTGCTGTAGATGTGGGGCTACGTACTCTGTAAGTGAAACAGGCAAACACGTTCGAAAAGAGGAGTGCAACTACCACTATGGGAAAGGAGTTACAAACAGAG TGCCAGGTGGAGTGGAAACTCGCTACAGCTGCTGTCAGGGAGTCATGGGAGCTCCTGGATGTCAAATgtttaag TTGCATGTCCATGATTTTGTTACCCGGGATGGGTTTGTATCTACGGTACCCAGATGTCCTCCTGAGTTGAGCTGTCCTGGAGTTTATTCCTTGGATTGTGAAAtg TGTTACACTGTTCAAGGTCTGGAGCTGTCCAGAGTGACGGTGATCAACTCTAATCTTCAAGTCATCTACGACACCTTTGTCAGACCTGATAATGAGGTCATCGACTATAACACAAG GTTTTCAGGCATCAGTGAGGAGGATGTGAAAGGTAACCATACTTCTCTCAGCGAGGTCCAAGAGACTTTGTTGAGCTTCATCAGTGCTGACACTATTCTCGTTGGACACGGCCTGGAAACAGACCTTTGTTTGCTGAAG TTGCTTCATGGGAGGGTGGTAGACACATCAGTGGTCTTCCCCCATCGTCTAGGTCCACCTAACAAGCTGAGCCTCAACAGCCTCACAGCTGAATACCTCAGGAGGATTATTCAGGAAAGTGGTGGGTTGCCACTTTACAagcaactgttttatttatttttgtattctcAAGCTAATAAAGCAACAATATTCATTCACTATAAAAGATGA
- the zgc:152968 gene encoding RNA exonuclease 1 homolog isoform X1 produces the protein MFPSSGLFIHINCPFLRRGLCERPHCLYKHATESRETFGGLYKSAEVDLTGDYTPANDNSLHELERLDKEIETVRHEVEQEQRRLSCYQTSQADRISNKLVTRHETSASYGLSSSKEHKSRVQSKYVVDNSKPRTDLEYDPLSNFSAALRSYSSSGNEHKGKTRQDGTSSRSVHFGEKPSTHQVQMYQTQSPENLDDATEDGVLVIDVSLSPNGTSDQPQNTGDLASGKSSQDIEKDVKEIKTVKVFLDSPTQKIKTKVVNAASLAASSNNTNNVPDCCSKESNPVLPTFDKTKGYRNEGRSVVDLTGCLEELERESKNTVFQSPERVKKMTDSASFSTISDQPYHLGNPQIELTCNTEKTMSQPYPTSRLKRPAREQASITEQKQGKVQSHFSSVQSGPSVVQDGEETTSKTAVKTDMNTLKSQKRAEAGQASCQIQSQNVTSVNPHGRAESSESTEQLLQEDDEAVIIINSSSEDDDISYSEMDISDSDPMEECYRIFMEANCKDGGNEQCTTSMRADMVVEKPEVNRRTQTLTGKKRVAHKAKNLEQPLAKSRPQPQVLVPLQEPAVSGFVSRPSISSKIQQVQQRASVLTAQVKAGQKLVSSVIQKKPETQTVPSALTPTPENFQPSPVQNAYLNYIPFGTAVVEVGNNMHLILPQGSFPLSVTSTSSPVASVLTTVSQVHPKPDTFKQTNAPAAVTPLPRYRSTAPVLIAAPARRPALNSAFASTSLQPTVGVSTGFQAAAQAAVKTLPVKRKLKQQSEGPKDKVPHDVRQRYVNMFTEEFLKTTADVNKAFEKALAEEKSVYNRSVNKLKYLSIAVNALKRLKNQSTTAKMEKRVQSQRPKGNIPFDPKKINRNGDTVLYEILKGYALTNEQMIENNYPVQHPENSGSVVLFSDKKVSTDPLKRICCRCGATYSVSETGKHVRKEECNYHYGKGVTNRVPGGVETRYSCCQGVMGAPGCQMFKLHVHDFVTRDGFVSTVPRCPPELSCPGVYSLDCEMCYTVQGLELSRVTVINSNLQVIYDTFVRPDNEVIDYNTRFSGISEEDVKGNHTSLSEVQETLLSFISADTILVGHGLETDLCLLKLLHGRVVDTSVVFPHRLGPPNKLSLNSLTAEYLRRIIQESVCGHDTGEDAAACMELMLWKMKEDGKLKK, from the exons ATGTTTCCTTCCTCTGGtctttttattcatataaaCTGCCCTTTCTTGCGGCGTGGGCTTTGTGAGAGGCCTCATTGTTTATACAAACACGCCACAGAATCGAGGGAAACGTTTGGTGGCTTGTATAAATCAGCCGAGGTGGACTTAACAG GGGATTATACACCAGCAAATGACAACTCCCTGCATGAGCTGGAGAGACTTGACAAGGAGATTGAAACTGTAAGGCATGAAGTGGAGCAGGAGCAACGGCGCCTCTCATGCTATCAGACTAGCCAGGCGGACAGAATCAGCAATAAACTTGTGACAAGGCATGAAACTAGTGCTTCTTATGGACTTTCTTCAAGCAAAGAACATAAATCCCGTGTGCAGTCCAAGTATGTGGTTGACAACTCAAAACCAAGGACTGATTTAGAGTATGATCCGCTGTCCAACTTTTCTGCTGCCTTGCGGTCTTACAGCTCATCAGGCAACGAACACAAAGGGAAAACCCGACAAGACGGAACAAGCTCAAGGTCTGTTCATTTTGGTGAAAAGCCATCTACTCATCAAGTCCAGATGTACCAAACTCAGTCTCCAGAAAACCTTGATGACGCCACTGAGGATGGTGTCCTGGTTATTGATGTTTCTTTGTCACCTAATGGAACAAGTGATCAGCCTCAAAATACTGGTGACTTGGCATCAGGCAAATCCTCCCAGGATATAGAAAAAGATGTGAAGGAGATTAAGACTGTGAAGGTTTTTCTTGATTCtccaacacagaaaataaaaactaaagtgGTCAATGCTGCTTCTTTAGCAGCTTCAAGCAATAATACTAACAACGTGCCTGATTGTTGTTCAAAGGAGAGCAATCCAGTCTTACCTACTTTTGATAAAACGAAAGGTTACAGAAATGAGGGTAGGAGTGTAGTCGACTTAACTGGATGtttggaagagcttgaaagagAAAGTAAAAATACTGTTTTCCAGTCCCCTGAAAGGgtaaagaaaatgactgactctgCAAGTTTTTCCACCATCTCAGATCAACCATATCACTTGGGTAACCCTCAGATTGAACTGACTTGTAATACTGAGAAAACAATGTCCCAGCCATATCCCACCTCTCGGCTCAAACGACCTGCACGGGAGCAAGCCTCAATAACAGAACAGAAACAGGGCAAAGTTCAGAGCCACTTCTCTTCTGTGCAAAGTGGGCCATCAGTTGTGCAAGATGGTGAAGAAACGACAAGCAAAACGGCAGTAAAAACAGACATGAACACCTTAAAGAGCCAGAAACGAGCAGAGGCAGGACAAGCCAGCTGCCAAATTCAGTCTCAAAATGTTACATCTGTAAATCCACATGGCAGAGCTGAATCATCAGAATCCACAGAGCAGCTTCTGCAAGAAGATGATGAAGCGGTGATAATAATCAACTCCAGCTCTGAGGATGATGACATCAGTTACTCAGAGATGGACATTTCTGATAGTGACCCAATGGAGGAATGCTACAGGATCTTCATGGAGGCAAACTGCAAGGACGGAGGAAATGAGCAATGTACCACATCA ATGAGAGCTGACATGGTTGTGGAGAAACCTGAAGTAAATCGTAGAACCCAAACTTTAACAGGGAAGAAGAGGGTGGCTCATAAAGCCAAGAATTTAGAG CAGCCTTTGGCCAAGAGTAGACCTCAGCCTCAGGTTTTGGTGCCTCTGCAGGAGCCTGCAGTTTCAGGAttcgtctcccggccttccatcAGTTCTAAGATCCAGCAGGTTCAGCAGAGAGCCTCGGTGCTGACTGCCCAGGTTAAAGCTGGTCAGAAGCTTGTTTCTTCTGTGATCCAGAAAAAGCCAGAGACACAAACAGTACCTTCTGCTTTAACTCCAACCCCGGAAAACTTTCAGCCTTCTCCAGTGCAAAATG CTTATTTGAACTACATCCCTTTTGGAACTGCAGTCGTTGAAGTGGGCAACAACATGCACTTGATCCTCCCACAGGGCAGCTTCCCTCTCTCTGTCACCTCCACCTCCAGCCCAGTTGCTTCAGTGCTAACCACAGTGAGTCAGGTTCATCCAAAACCTGACacattcaaacaaacaaacgCTCCAGCAGCAGTTACCCCCCTGCCAAGATATCGATCAACAGCGCCTGTGCTCATTGCTGCTCCAGCACGACGACCCGCACTCAACTCAGCTTTTGCATCGACATCTTTACAGCCAACAGTCGGTGTTTCCACAGGTTTTCAAGCTGCTGCTCAGGCAGCTGTTAAG ACACTGCCTGTTAAGCGTAAGctgaagcagcaaagtgaaGGACCAAAGGACAAAGTACCCCATGATGTCCGTCAGCGTTACGTGAACATGTTCACCGAGGAGTTTCTTAAAACCACAGCTGATGTCAATAAAGCTTTTGAGAAG GCCCTTGCGGAAGAGAAGAGTGTTTACAATCGCAGTGTGAACAAACTCAAATACCTAAGCATTGCAGTGAATGCCCTCAAGAGACTGAAGAACCAAAGTACTACTGCTAAAA TGGAAAAACGGGTCCAGAGTCAAAGACCAAAAGGCAACATCCCATTTGACCCAAAGAAGATCAACAGAAATG gtGATACGGTGTTGTATGAAATTTTGAAGGGTTATGCTTTGACTAATGAACAAATGATAGAAAACAACTATCCTGTCCAGCACCCAGAAAACTCTGGCTCTGTTGTTCTTTTTTCCGACAAGAAAGTGAGCACAGACC CCCTCAAAAGGATCTGCTGTAGATGTGGGGCTACGTACTCTGTAAGTGAAACAGGCAAACACGTTCGAAAAGAGGAGTGCAACTACCACTATGGGAAAGGAGTTACAAACAGAG TGCCAGGTGGAGTGGAAACTCGCTACAGCTGCTGTCAGGGAGTCATGGGAGCTCCTGGATGTCAAATgtttaag TTGCATGTCCATGATTTTGTTACCCGGGATGGGTTTGTATCTACGGTACCCAGATGTCCTCCTGAGTTGAGCTGTCCTGGAGTTTATTCCTTGGATTGTGAAAtg TGTTACACTGTTCAAGGTCTGGAGCTGTCCAGAGTGACGGTGATCAACTCTAATCTTCAAGTCATCTACGACACCTTTGTCAGACCTGATAATGAGGTCATCGACTATAACACAAG GTTTTCAGGCATCAGTGAGGAGGATGTGAAAGGTAACCATACTTCTCTCAGCGAGGTCCAAGAGACTTTGTTGAGCTTCATCAGTGCTGACACTATTCTCGTTGGACACGGCCTGGAAACAGACCTTTGTTTGCTGAAG TTGCTTCATGGGAGGGTGGTAGACACATCAGTGGTCTTCCCCCATCGTCTAGGTCCACCTAACAAGCTGAGCCTCAACAGCCTCACAGCTGAATACCTCAGGAGGATTATTCAGGAAAGTG TTTGTGGCCACGACACTGGAGAGGATGCAGCTGCCTGCATGGAGCTTATGCTGTGGAAGATGAAAGAAGATgggaaactgaaaaaatga